A region of Natribaculum luteum DNA encodes the following proteins:
- a CDS encoding SDR family oxidoreductase yields MRVAILGCGYVGLELGRQLLEAGHEPIGVRRSGAGVAAIEENGFEGVRADVTDQSSLEAVPDVDALVFAASSGGRGAEAAREVYVDGLETAIEAFGTRDEPPERLVYTSSTGVFGDHGGDWVDEETPIEPTTPKTEVLAEAERVALETPAAFGYDGAVARFAGLYGPDRYRLERYLGGPVTEGYLNMVHRDDAAGAVRFLLEDDLARGDVVQVVDDEPVSKWSFADWLADECGVERPPKRTKEQRLADDDLSEAARRRILTSKRCSNALLHELGYEFVYPTFREGYRDALEAFRRDCQ; encoded by the coding sequence ATGCGCGTTGCCATTCTGGGCTGTGGATACGTCGGCCTCGAACTCGGTCGACAGCTTCTCGAGGCGGGACACGAACCGATCGGCGTCCGTCGGTCCGGGGCGGGCGTGGCGGCGATCGAAGAGAACGGGTTCGAGGGCGTTCGAGCCGACGTCACCGACCAGTCGTCGCTCGAGGCGGTGCCGGACGTCGACGCGCTCGTGTTCGCGGCGAGCAGCGGCGGCCGTGGTGCCGAGGCGGCCCGCGAGGTGTACGTCGACGGCCTCGAGACGGCCATCGAGGCATTCGGCACGCGGGACGAGCCGCCAGAGCGGCTGGTGTACACCTCCTCGACCGGCGTCTTCGGCGACCACGGCGGCGACTGGGTCGACGAGGAGACGCCAATCGAGCCGACGACGCCAAAGACGGAGGTGCTGGCCGAGGCCGAGCGGGTCGCACTCGAGACGCCGGCAGCGTTCGGGTACGACGGGGCAGTCGCCCGATTCGCCGGGCTGTACGGTCCCGATCGGTATCGACTCGAGCGCTACCTCGGGGGGCCGGTGACGGAAGGATATCTGAACATGGTTCATCGTGACGACGCCGCGGGTGCGGTCCGGTTCCTGCTCGAGGACGATCTCGCGCGCGGCGATGTCGTCCAGGTGGTCGACGACGAGCCGGTATCGAAGTGGTCGTTCGCCGACTGGTTGGCCGACGAGTGTGGCGTCGAGCGGCCGCCAAAGCGGACGAAAGAACAGCGACTGGCAGACGACGATCTGTCGGAGGCGGCCCGGCGGCGAATTCTGACCAGCAAACGGTGCTCGAACGCGTTGCTCCACGAACTGGGATACGAGTTCGTGTATCCGACGTTTCGTGAGGGGTATCGCGACGCGCTCGAGGCGTTCCGACGCGACTGTCAGTGA
- a CDS encoding DHH family phosphoesterase, with the protein MSYQIARTTGVVPGVDDVLVVDRAVDVLGDVDPLVLSLLVLGVITLLVSGWWAVRWLRRPPGVRLRRVLGKHDEVTVLMHPNPDPDAMSTAMGIARIAESADTDATLKYAGEIRHQENRAFRTVLELDLDHVETKADLASETVVLADHNVPRGFPGAQMIEPVAVVDHHPGNGAGTSFTDIRTDYGAASTVVVEYLEELGATMDDDETESADGLTVSSELATGLLYGILSDTNHLTKGCSAAEFDAAAFLFSGIDEDLLDRIANPQVADEVLQIKADAIKKKRVEGSFAICDVGEIGNVDAIPQAADELMQLEGVTAVVVYGENDGTVHLSGRSRDDRVHMGETLRNAVSDIPMANAGGHARMGGGQLSVDHMHGIGPSDGISRDEFEDRLFAALSGER; encoded by the coding sequence ATGAGCTACCAGATCGCCCGGACGACCGGCGTGGTGCCGGGCGTCGACGACGTGCTGGTCGTCGACAGGGCGGTCGACGTGCTGGGAGACGTCGACCCGCTGGTACTTTCGCTGCTGGTGCTCGGTGTCATCACGTTGCTCGTCAGCGGGTGGTGGGCCGTCCGCTGGCTCCGGCGGCCGCCGGGGGTCCGTCTCAGACGCGTCCTCGGGAAGCACGACGAGGTGACGGTGTTGATGCACCCGAACCCGGACCCTGACGCGATGTCGACTGCGATGGGTATCGCGCGGATCGCCGAGTCCGCCGACACGGATGCGACGCTCAAGTACGCTGGTGAGATCCGCCACCAGGAGAACCGGGCATTCCGGACGGTCCTCGAACTCGACCTGGATCACGTCGAGACGAAAGCGGACCTCGCGTCCGAGACGGTGGTTCTCGCCGACCACAACGTCCCCCGTGGGTTTCCCGGTGCGCAAATGATCGAACCGGTGGCGGTCGTCGATCATCACCCCGGAAACGGCGCGGGGACGTCGTTTACCGACATCCGGACGGATTACGGTGCGGCGTCGACGGTCGTCGTCGAGTACCTCGAGGAACTCGGCGCGACGATGGATGACGACGAGACGGAGTCTGCGGACGGACTCACCGTCTCGTCCGAACTCGCGACCGGGCTCCTGTACGGTATTCTGTCCGATACGAATCACCTGACCAAGGGTTGTTCTGCGGCGGAGTTCGACGCGGCGGCGTTTCTCTTTTCGGGGATCGACGAGGATCTGCTCGATCGAATCGCCAACCCCCAGGTGGCAGACGAGGTCCTGCAGATCAAAGCCGACGCGATCAAGAAGAAACGCGTCGAGGGGTCGTTCGCGATCTGTGACGTCGGCGAGATCGGTAACGTCGACGCGATTCCACAGGCTGCAGACGAACTCATGCAACTCGAGGGGGTGACGGCGGTGGTCGTCTACGGCGAGAACGACGGGACGGTCCACCTCTCCGGTCGATCGCGCGACGACCGGGTGCACATGGGCGAGACGCTCCGGAACGCAGTAAGCGACATTCCGATGGCGAACGCGGGCGGTCACGCGCGGATGGGCGGCGGTCAGCTATCGGTCGACCACATGCACGGGATCGGTCCCTCGGACGGGATCAGCAGAGACGAGTTCGAGGACCGACTGTTCGCTGCGCTGTCCGGCGAGCGGTAA
- a CDS encoding aldo/keto reductase, whose amino-acid sequence MATGSATWDYRDAHHEEFGRTYFRRFDDGLVSSIGLGTYLGEPTDEVDDRYEASIRTALERGCNVLDTAINYRCQRSERVIGRVLEEADVDRDAVLVATKGGFVPFDGERPENPGQYVKSEYVDTGLVDREDLVAGSHCIAPDYIDDQLDRSLENLGVDTIDLYYVHNPETQLRERSREEVYDQLEETFVRLEERVADGDIAHYGVATWEAFRVPEDHPSYLSLPAVVERARAAAREADTDASGTHFRAIQLPFNVVMADAFTVEAHETPDGRKSALWFAADAGLDVFTSASIAQGDLAQEIPTDVAAQLEGETTAQRSINFARSAPGVTSSLVGMSRVEHVEENVAAGTFDPLGADAFDAVFE is encoded by the coding sequence ATGGCAACCGGATCTGCGACGTGGGACTATCGCGACGCCCACCACGAGGAGTTCGGGCGGACGTACTTCCGGCGATTCGACGACGGCCTCGTCTCGAGTATCGGGCTTGGCACATACCTCGGAGAGCCGACCGACGAGGTCGACGACCGCTACGAGGCATCGATCCGCACCGCCCTCGAGCGCGGCTGTAACGTCCTCGACACGGCGATCAACTATCGCTGTCAGCGCAGCGAGCGAGTGATCGGGCGGGTCCTCGAGGAGGCGGACGTCGACCGGGACGCGGTACTCGTCGCGACGAAAGGCGGGTTCGTCCCGTTCGACGGCGAACGCCCGGAGAATCCGGGGCAGTACGTCAAATCGGAGTATGTCGACACGGGTCTCGTCGACCGCGAGGACCTCGTGGCGGGGAGTCACTGTATCGCGCCCGACTACATCGACGACCAGCTCGATCGCTCGCTCGAGAACCTCGGCGTCGACACCATCGACCTCTACTACGTCCACAACCCGGAGACGCAACTGCGCGAGCGCTCCCGCGAGGAGGTCTACGACCAGCTCGAGGAGACGTTCGTGCGACTCGAGGAGCGGGTGGCCGACGGCGACATCGCCCACTACGGCGTCGCGACGTGGGAGGCCTTTCGGGTTCCGGAAGATCACCCGTCGTATCTCTCGCTGCCGGCGGTCGTCGAGCGTGCGAGGGCGGCGGCCCGCGAGGCCGACACGGACGCCAGCGGGACGCACTTCCGGGCGATCCAGCTCCCGTTCAACGTGGTCATGGCGGACGCGTTTACGGTCGAAGCCCACGAGACGCCCGACGGGCGGAAGTCGGCGCTCTGGTTCGCCGCCGACGCGGGCCTCGACGTCTTCACGAGCGCGAGCATCGCACAGGGAGATCTCGCCCAGGAGATTCCGACCGACGTCGCCGCCCAGCTCGAGGGCGAGACGACAGCCCAGCGGTCGATCAACTTCGCACGGTCGGCACCGGGCGTGACGTCGTCGCTCGTCGGGATGAGCCGCGTAGAACACGTCGAAGAGAACGTCGCTGCGGGGACGTTCGACCCGCTCGGTGCCGACGCGTTCGACGCCGTCTTCGAGTGA
- a CDS encoding HVO_0758 family zinc finger protein, whose product MKSIRKALRDGELVKDTYERVTCAECGKPLKTENDPDTITTIRRCPDCGSEWKELR is encoded by the coding sequence ATGAAATCGATCCGGAAGGCACTTCGAGACGGCGAACTCGTCAAGGACACCTACGAGCGAGTCACCTGTGCGGAGTGTGGCAAGCCACTGAAGACGGAGAACGATCCGGACACGATCACGACGATCCGGCGGTGTCCCGACTGCGGGAGCGAGTGGAAAGAGCTTCGCTAG
- a CDS encoding MFS transporter: MSDASNGRFGGRRSVFASLCAMVFLVNLGRVIYAPLLEPFRATFGASAGEVGLLATLAWIGSASLRVPTGYLLTKFPRHRLVLASGLVLAGSSAFAATATSLEVLYAGALLMGVASGVYFVSANPLVSELFPTRVGRAIGIHGTSSQVAAVVAPLMVGAYFAVTWPIAAWRVVFLTISIAAVVSTVALSVTARRTTLPTAGTEDRRLRVALERQWPIIATGVFVIGFAGLVWNGLFNFYVTYLVEVKEFSEPRARTFLTILFAAGVPAFAVTGYVADRVRFVPLLLSILVGFGASLVALTVVESVLAILVVTAVTGYVAHSFFPAVDTYLLASFPDENRASAYALYSGTMMPIQATGSVVLGTLVDLGVGYDDLLQASAVGIAGIILVLAALNAVGRVPTGVNG; this comes from the coding sequence ATGAGCGACGCGTCGAACGGACGATTCGGCGGGCGACGCTCCGTCTTCGCGTCGCTGTGTGCGATGGTCTTTCTCGTCAACCTCGGTCGGGTGATCTACGCGCCGCTGCTCGAGCCGTTCCGGGCGACGTTCGGCGCGAGCGCGGGGGAGGTCGGCCTGCTGGCGACGCTCGCCTGGATCGGCAGCGCGTCGCTTCGAGTTCCGACCGGCTACCTGCTGACGAAGTTTCCGCGACACCGACTCGTGCTCGCTTCCGGGCTCGTCCTCGCCGGCTCCTCGGCCTTTGCCGCGACGGCGACTTCGCTCGAGGTGCTGTACGCGGGTGCGTTGCTCATGGGCGTCGCCAGCGGGGTCTACTTCGTCTCGGCGAACCCGCTCGTCAGTGAGCTGTTTCCGACGCGCGTCGGGCGGGCGATCGGGATCCACGGCACCTCGAGCCAGGTCGCGGCGGTGGTCGCACCGCTGATGGTCGGGGCGTACTTCGCCGTGACGTGGCCGATCGCCGCCTGGCGCGTGGTCTTCCTGACGATTTCGATCGCCGCCGTCGTCTCGACGGTCGCGCTCTCTGTCACCGCCAGGCGGACAACGCTCCCGACGGCTGGCACCGAGGACCGCCGTCTGCGCGTCGCACTCGAGCGCCAGTGGCCGATCATCGCGACGGGAGTGTTCGTCATCGGCTTCGCGGGGCTGGTCTGGAACGGCCTGTTCAACTTCTATGTGACCTATCTCGTCGAGGTCAAGGAGTTCTCCGAGCCCCGAGCGCGGACGTTCCTGACGATTCTCTTTGCGGCTGGCGTTCCGGCCTTCGCCGTCACTGGCTACGTCGCTGACCGCGTCCGGTTCGTCCCGCTGTTGCTCTCGATCCTGGTCGGGTTCGGCGCGTCGCTGGTCGCGCTGACCGTCGTCGAGAGCGTGCTCGCGATTCTCGTCGTCACCGCCGTCACCGGCTACGTCGCCCACAGCTTCTTTCCGGCCGTCGACACCTACCTGCTCGCCTCGTTTCCCGACGAGAACCGCGCCAGTGCGTACGCGCTGTACAGCGGGACGATGATGCCGATCCAGGCGACCGGAAGCGTCGTTCTGGGAACGCTCGTGGACCTCGGGGTGGGGTACGACGACCTCCTCCAGGCGTCCGCCGTCGGAATCGCCGGAATCATCCTCGTGCTGGCCGCGCTGAACGCCGTCGGACGGGTGCCCACCGGCGTGAACGGGTAA
- a CDS encoding glycosyl transferase family 2 produces MEYVQERIATLHDLPGESPAGARERRATDAAVVVPMTDREHASLAAERVLTELERVDPAAVFVPVRAAPERIESFREWLESFDLAIRVLWCNAPAVEELLTDAGLANGFGKGRDVWLALGPAAATCEHVVVHDADASSYEAGHVARLLAPLEMGFVFSKGYYARVENGRLYGRLCRLFYEPLLRTLEAEHDAPIVDYLGAFRYALAGEFAATADLVRRLRPPRAWGLEVATLGDAFEHAGFSGTAQVDLGRHEHDHRSVAGDTGLEGMSREVADALLSVLEDHGVDPDYEALPDRYRETGRRLIDQYRADAAFNGLEYDAAAEREQLDRYAEAIRPPDSDRRLPPWTDAPFAPEAVVAAATPWLEG; encoded by the coding sequence ATGGAGTACGTACAGGAGCGAATCGCGACGCTCCACGACCTGCCCGGGGAGTCGCCCGCCGGTGCCCGCGAGCGGCGGGCGACCGACGCCGCCGTCGTCGTCCCGATGACCGACCGGGAACACGCGAGCCTCGCCGCAGAACGGGTCCTGACCGAACTCGAGCGGGTCGACCCCGCCGCCGTCTTCGTTCCCGTCCGCGCGGCCCCCGAGCGGATCGAGTCGTTTCGCGAGTGGCTCGAGTCCTTCGACCTCGCGATCCGCGTCCTCTGGTGTAACGCGCCGGCGGTCGAGGAGTTGTTGACCGACGCGGGACTGGCGAACGGCTTCGGCAAGGGCAGGGACGTCTGGCTGGCTCTCGGCCCAGCGGCGGCGACCTGCGAACACGTCGTCGTCCACGACGCGGACGCGAGCAGCTACGAGGCCGGCCACGTCGCCCGACTGCTCGCTCCGCTCGAGATGGGGTTTGTGTTCTCGAAGGGGTACTACGCCCGCGTGGAAAACGGTCGCCTCTACGGGCGACTCTGTCGGCTCTTCTACGAACCGCTCCTCCGGACGCTCGAGGCAGAACACGACGCGCCGATCGTCGACTATCTGGGCGCGTTCCGGTACGCGCTCGCGGGCGAGTTCGCCGCGACGGCCGACCTCGTCCGGCGATTGCGACCCCCACGCGCCTGGGGCCTCGAGGTCGCTACACTGGGGGACGCCTTCGAGCACGCCGGCTTCTCGGGGACGGCGCAGGTCGACCTCGGCCGGCACGAACACGACCACCGCTCGGTCGCCGGCGACACCGGCCTCGAGGGGATGAGCCGCGAGGTCGCCGACGCGCTGTTGTCCGTCCTCGAGGACCACGGCGTCGACCCCGACTACGAGGCACTTCCCGACCGGTACCGGGAGACGGGCCGGCGACTGATCGACCAGTACCGCGCCGACGCCGCGTTCAACGGCCTCGAGTACGACGCTGCCGCCGAACGCGAACAGCTCGACCGCTACGCCGAGGCGATCCGGCCGCCGGATTCCGACCGACGCCTGCCGCCGTGGACCGACGCTCCGTTCGCGCCCGAGGCGGTCGTCGCCGCGGCGACGCCGTGGCTGGAGGGATAG
- a CDS encoding DUF7109 family protein gives MDATADELAGVVDLFGGLTRDELERALSELAFRTDGQSVDGATVDDAIEDAIERFALVRYERIAPPAERSTAASLDEPLLVAGPTAFPSPPEHADDLPHILEIEPRSPDRGALGEQVFERFARAAIDALEEDDDERVRELLDVSYDIETWAPIDLADERARLDDELD, from the coding sequence ATGGACGCGACCGCCGATGAACTCGCCGGCGTGGTCGACCTCTTCGGCGGGTTGACCCGTGACGAACTCGAGCGTGCGCTCTCGGAACTCGCGTTTCGAACCGACGGGCAGTCGGTCGACGGCGCGACGGTCGACGACGCCATCGAGGACGCTATCGAGCGATTCGCACTCGTCCGCTACGAGCGGATCGCACCGCCGGCGGAACGCTCGACCGCCGCCTCCCTCGACGAGCCACTGCTGGTCGCCGGACCGACAGCGTTTCCCTCGCCGCCCGAACACGCCGACGACCTCCCGCACATCCTCGAGATCGAGCCCCGATCGCCCGACCGCGGGGCGCTCGGCGAGCAGGTCTTCGAGCGCTTCGCACGGGCAGCGATCGACGCGCTCGAGGAGGACGACGACGAACGCGTTCGGGAGCTACTGGACGTAAGTTACGACATCGAAACGTGGGCACCGATCGACCTCGCGGACGAACGCGCTCGCCTCGACGATGAACTCGACTGA
- a CDS encoding NUDIX hydrolase, with protein MVRMNLEPVAGHEPVEIDDQEYDAAVIAPVVDRDGEHHLLFTKRADHLGEHPGQMSFPGGGAERQDRTILDTALREAYEEIGLEETEAEVVGQLDDIRTVTEYAVTPFVARVPDREYVPDEHEVAEIAVLSLSELLDPDNYEYDRRSHPYYGDVVIHYFHVDGYTVWGATGRILVQLLELATEFEAPERVDRSST; from the coding sequence ATGGTACGAATGAACCTCGAGCCGGTCGCCGGCCACGAACCGGTCGAAATCGACGATCAGGAGTACGACGCAGCCGTAATCGCGCCCGTCGTCGACCGCGACGGCGAACACCACCTGCTGTTCACCAAGCGCGCCGATCATCTCGGCGAACATCCCGGCCAGATGAGCTTCCCGGGCGGTGGTGCAGAGCGACAGGATCGGACGATCCTCGACACCGCCCTCCGGGAAGCCTACGAGGAGATCGGACTCGAGGAGACGGAGGCGGAGGTCGTCGGCCAGCTCGACGACATCCGGACGGTGACCGAGTACGCCGTCACGCCGTTTGTCGCCCGCGTTCCCGACCGGGAGTACGTGCCGGACGAACACGAGGTCGCCGAGATCGCGGTCCTCTCGCTGTCGGAACTGCTCGATCCCGACAACTACGAGTACGATCGCCGGTCACACCCCTACTACGGCGACGTCGTCATCCACTACTTCCACGTCGACGGCTACACCGTCTGGGGGGCGACGGGGCGGATCCTCGTCCAACTGCTCGAGTTGGCGACCGAGTTCGAAGCGCCGGAACGCGTCGACCGGTCGTCGACGTGA
- a CDS encoding DUF7388 family protein, which yields MLTDASVFSRAGLDAIAVKPAECDVSRATSVPVDTVAIDYEGREYLPDRETLESLAADGDALLTTPVRADGFDPLGDDSLLSTIPEGVGRVLVAGHPAYLSAEEQRRAVAPRLGTALETAPDAWVGTESVERIAMATGATQYDLLSRTTERELRGLRAAGFDGDVAVYAPTVLTDDDDAVLDAVGGYVARRRPVTRALPDDSTTDATATGRTRDVLLAAADDYALVGTAGEVCEQADALREAGATTIVGYPALGLESLLE from the coding sequence ATGTTGACGGACGCCAGCGTGTTCTCCCGCGCTGGCCTGGACGCCATCGCCGTCAAACCCGCCGAGTGCGACGTCTCGAGGGCCACGTCCGTCCCGGTCGACACCGTCGCGATCGACTACGAGGGACGCGAGTACCTTCCCGACCGCGAGACGCTCGAGTCGCTCGCCGCCGACGGGGACGCCCTGTTGACGACGCCGGTTCGCGCCGACGGGTTCGACCCGCTGGGCGACGACTCGCTGCTCTCGACGATTCCCGAGGGTGTCGGGCGCGTCCTCGTGGCCGGCCACCCGGCGTACCTCTCCGCCGAGGAGCAACGACGCGCCGTCGCACCGCGTCTCGGCACAGCGCTCGAGACCGCCCCCGACGCGTGGGTCGGCACCGAAAGCGTCGAACGGATCGCGATGGCGACGGGCGCGACGCAGTACGACCTGCTCTCGCGGACGACCGAGCGCGAACTCCGCGGCCTCCGTGCCGCCGGGTTCGACGGCGACGTGGCCGTCTACGCCCCGACCGTCCTCACCGACGACGACGACGCCGTGCTCGACGCCGTCGGGGGCTACGTCGCCCGCCGCCGCCCGGTCACACGGGCGCTGCCCGACGATTCGACGACGGACGCGACGGCGACGGGACGCACTCGAGACGTCTTACTCGCCGCCGCGGACGACTACGCGCTCGTCGGCACCGCCGGCGAGGTCTGCGAGCAGGCCGACGCCCTTCGGGAGGCGGGCGCGACGACGATCGTCGGCTACCCCGCGCTGGGTCTCGAGTCGCTGCTCGAGTGA
- a CDS encoding NAD(P)/FAD-dependent oxidoreductase — MNGESSGGDPGPDLAVGADAFVDRGAGLEVAVVGAGAVGATAAYDLAREGADVTLYDRGTVASGSSGRAAGICYDAFADGLDAEIAGDAIERFRALSGDDTFPFRECPYVWLAREDDQERAATIREQVSRMQDHGVVALEMDADALADRFPALRVDDVAVAGIAGAAGYTDPARYTACLAAAATGAGATLETHAPVDVRIDPPRVALEDGEEREVDAVLVAAGAHTKRVLAAADVPIAMKPYRVQALVADADLEEPMCYDATGDFYVRPHPDGLLAGDGTEPVEADPDDYDRTADSDFVDDTVARIGKRFPDVDLEVSDAWAGLCTATPDGDPLVGELRDGVYVATGFQGHGFMRAPAIGKRIAGQILGDDGVDAFDPTRFPGEEEFEIVEGMRIDGG, encoded by the coding sequence GTGAACGGAGAGTCGAGCGGTGGCGATCCCGGCCCCGACCTCGCCGTCGGGGCCGACGCCTTCGTCGACCGGGGCGCGGGACTCGAGGTCGCCGTCGTCGGTGCCGGTGCCGTCGGCGCGACGGCTGCCTACGATCTCGCACGCGAGGGTGCCGACGTGACGCTGTACGATCGAGGGACCGTCGCCTCCGGCTCGAGCGGTCGCGCCGCCGGGATCTGTTACGACGCCTTCGCCGACGGACTCGACGCCGAGATCGCCGGCGACGCGATCGAACGCTTCCGTGCGCTGTCGGGCGACGATACGTTCCCGTTCCGGGAGTGTCCGTACGTCTGGCTGGCCCGGGAGGACGACCAGGAGCGCGCCGCGACGATCCGCGAGCAGGTCTCGCGGATGCAAGACCACGGCGTCGTCGCCCTCGAGATGGACGCCGACGCGCTCGCCGATCGGTTCCCCGCGCTCCGGGTCGACGACGTCGCGGTGGCTGGCATCGCCGGCGCGGCCGGCTACACCGATCCAGCGCGGTACACGGCCTGTCTCGCCGCGGCGGCGACCGGTGCCGGGGCGACCCTCGAGACGCACGCGCCGGTCGATGTGCGGATCGATCCGCCGCGAGTCGCGCTCGAGGACGGCGAAGAGCGCGAGGTCGACGCCGTCCTCGTCGCCGCGGGCGCACATACGAAGCGGGTGCTCGCGGCCGCCGACGTTCCGATCGCGATGAAACCCTACCGGGTGCAGGCGCTCGTCGCCGACGCCGACCTCGAGGAGCCGATGTGCTACGACGCGACCGGCGACTTCTACGTCCGCCCCCATCCCGACGGACTGCTGGCGGGCGACGGCACCGAACCGGTCGAGGCGGACCCGGACGACTACGACCGAACCGCAGACTCCGACTTCGTCGACGACACCGTCGCACGGATCGGGAAGCGATTCCCCGACGTCGACCTCGAGGTGAGCGACGCCTGGGCCGGACTCTGTACGGCGACGCCAGACGGGGACCCGCTGGTGGGCGAGCTCCGCGACGGCGTCTACGTCGCGACCGGATTCCAGGGACACGGCTTCATGCGTGCGCCAGCGATCGGGAAACGGATCGCCGGACAGATACTTGGCGACGACGGCGTCGACGCGTTCGATCCGACGCGGTTTCCCGGCGAGGAGGAGTTCGAAATCGTGGAGGGAATGCGGATCGACGGCGGGTGA
- a CDS encoding Hsp20/alpha crystallin family protein — translation MSFRDVSRSVGSKLYRQIGRASSHVQEHRSLPVDVLENDDAYLVVFDAPGAEKEDVQVRYLDATVKIRIDRFREFYEGFDMRFPGRGMALDGEAELPDDAVVDPDAGTARLTEHGTLNIEIPKETSSEEPEDDTERIEIDE, via the coding sequence GTGAGTTTCAGAGACGTCAGTCGGTCCGTCGGCAGCAAACTCTATCGCCAGATCGGACGCGCGAGCAGCCACGTGCAAGAACACAGATCGCTCCCCGTCGACGTCCTCGAGAACGACGACGCGTACCTCGTCGTCTTCGACGCCCCCGGAGCCGAGAAAGAGGACGTCCAGGTCCGGTATCTCGACGCCACGGTGAAGATCCGGATCGATCGGTTCCGCGAGTTCTACGAAGGCTTCGACATGCGCTTTCCCGGGAGGGGGATGGCGCTCGACGGCGAGGCCGAACTGCCCGACGACGCGGTGGTCGACCCCGACGCCGGAACGGCCCGCCTGACCGAGCACGGAACGCTGAACATCGAGATTCCAAAGGAAACGTCGTCCGAAGAACCGGAAGACGACACAGAGCGGATCGAGATCGACGAATAG
- a CDS encoding DUF7559 family protein, which yields MPATLEVVCTDDDCTLDMFELHYTYDMPDDTTVDDFSCPYCGGTSCLEEIEL from the coding sequence ATGCCCGCGACACTCGAGGTCGTCTGTACGGACGACGACTGCACGCTCGACATGTTCGAACTGCACTACACCTACGACATGCCCGACGACACGACCGTCGACGACTTCTCGTGTCCGTACTGCGGCGGGACGAGTTGTCTCGAGGAGATCGAACTCTGA